A genomic stretch from Rhodobacterales bacterium HKCCA1288 includes:
- the addA gene encoding double-strand break repair helicase AddA, producing MTLTPQKFDEATLAQVISADPLRSTWLSANAGSGKTRVLTDRVSRLLLQSVPPERILCLTYTKAAAAEMQNRLFAQLGKWAMLADAELIKALAKLGVAEDDLGTDTLAHARTLFARAVEAPGGLKIQTIHSFCASVLRRFPVEAHISPAFEEMDDRDQTDLISEILEDMATDSLGQGRIALDAVAPFVSDLDGHELAKAVINKREAFDPAATEAQLRQFFELGTKTFADLIAETFMGDEQALCDKLAKLLSYDNNRQRKSKITLETYDWSKHSLASIAAIEDVFVNGSTAKTNPDQAKGATIFNTDVRKAMGDDFPALCDFMERLATARQTRRALTMFEKSNALHQFAAEFLTRYDRAKERRGWLDFDDLIRLTNRLLTKTSLAQWVLFRLDGGIDHMLVDEAQDTSPAQWQIIAKLAEEFAAGQSARDGLTRTIFVVGDKKQSIYSFQGADPEGFDRMRDEFDHRLAAVQSKLHKNVLKYSFRSAPSILQLVDRVAADQAYAGLGQDVEHAAYFSDLPGRVDIWPAIPKTEKADIPEWDSPVDLVHDSHHTVILADQIADFISEKINSKQMIRLKGVDPRPVRPRDFLILLRKRSDLFHQIIRALKSRNLPIMGADRLRISAELAVRDLTALMNFLATPEDDLSLAAFLRSPLGGLSEDQLYELAHGRAGTLWQALSNHSAYAGIVSTLRELRNKADFERPYEILENILTQKGGRRALIARLGQEAEDGINSLLQQAMSYERHDVPSIAGFAAWLRHGDVTIKRDMSGDDDQIRVMSIHGAKGLEAPIVILPDTARQNSRGGGGVNLLEPKDGPLVWANSSDDLDADLGEAYEARKAAQNEEENRLLYVAMTRAETWLVIAAAGDLSAKSGDKLCWYDQIRAAAENLPNVKAIDMAGQTGLRLENGNWDSHALDTSDPEPASPQGVSAQVKAALASWVRQAPPQQAKDKPALSPSDLGETPAPSPQEAALKTQWGDAEAAKLRGRRLHLLLEHLPKTTPAAWAATAPMILAAEGDCSPEECAALLREAERVLTHPNLRELFVEDALAEVPLTAFSKTLNHQVYGVIDRLILRDAEVLAVDFKSNQIVPQSPAEVSEGYLRQMAAYGEMLRALYPSRVVKLAILWTSGPSLMELPDDLLEQALQRAAGKGVGS from the coding sequence ATGACCCTGACCCCGCAAAAATTTGACGAAGCCACACTGGCGCAGGTGATTTCAGCGGATCCTTTGCGCTCGACTTGGCTGTCGGCCAATGCTGGATCCGGAAAGACGCGGGTTCTGACAGATCGCGTATCGCGCCTCTTGCTGCAATCTGTGCCGCCTGAACGGATTTTATGCCTGACCTATACCAAGGCTGCCGCGGCGGAGATGCAAAATCGCCTTTTTGCACAACTTGGCAAATGGGCGATGTTAGCCGATGCCGAGTTAATCAAAGCCTTGGCGAAATTAGGGGTAGCCGAGGACGACCTTGGCACAGACACGCTCGCCCATGCCCGCACGCTGTTTGCGCGGGCGGTCGAGGCACCGGGCGGTTTGAAAATCCAGACAATCCACTCCTTTTGCGCCTCAGTTTTGCGGCGCTTTCCTGTTGAGGCGCACATATCGCCCGCCTTTGAGGAAATGGACGATCGCGACCAGACCGACCTCATCTCGGAAATCCTCGAAGATATGGCCACCGATAGTCTTGGACAGGGCCGTATCGCATTGGATGCGGTCGCCCCGTTTGTGTCTGACCTCGATGGGCACGAACTGGCCAAGGCGGTCATCAACAAGCGAGAGGCGTTTGATCCTGCCGCCACAGAAGCCCAACTGCGCCAGTTTTTTGAGCTTGGAACCAAGACCTTTGCAGATCTGATCGCTGAAACATTCATGGGGGATGAACAGGCACTTTGCGATAAATTGGCCAAGCTGTTGAGCTATGACAACAACAGGCAAAGAAAGTCCAAGATCACACTAGAAACCTATGATTGGTCAAAACACAGCCTTGCTTCCATCGCTGCGATAGAAGATGTTTTCGTCAACGGATCAACGGCGAAAACCAATCCAGATCAGGCCAAAGGCGCCACAATTTTCAACACAGATGTGCGCAAGGCAATGGGGGATGATTTCCCTGCCCTCTGTGATTTCATGGAGCGCCTTGCAACAGCGCGGCAGACCCGCCGCGCCTTGACCATGTTTGAAAAATCAAACGCGCTTCATCAATTCGCGGCAGAGTTTCTCACCCGATATGATCGCGCCAAGGAACGGCGCGGTTGGCTTGATTTTGACGACCTGATCCGGCTGACCAATCGACTTTTGACCAAAACCAGTCTGGCCCAATGGGTGTTGTTCCGCCTTGATGGCGGCATCGACCATATGCTTGTGGATGAGGCGCAAGATACGTCTCCCGCGCAATGGCAGATCATTGCAAAACTGGCAGAAGAATTTGCGGCGGGCCAATCCGCGCGCGATGGTTTGACCCGCACAATTTTCGTTGTGGGGGACAAAAAGCAATCCATCTATTCTTTCCAAGGGGCCGATCCCGAAGGGTTTGATCGCATGCGCGATGAGTTTGATCATCGCCTTGCCGCGGTGCAGTCGAAACTCCATAAAAACGTGCTGAAATATTCGTTCCGCTCGGCGCCAAGCATTTTGCAATTGGTTGACCGCGTGGCCGCCGATCAAGCCTATGCAGGTTTGGGTCAAGATGTGGAACACGCGGCCTATTTTAGCGACCTTCCCGGGCGGGTGGATATTTGGCCCGCAATTCCAAAAACCGAAAAAGCGGATATCCCCGAATGGGACAGCCCCGTGGATTTGGTTCATGACAGCCACCACACCGTGATTTTGGCTGATCAAATCGCTGATTTCATCTCGGAGAAAATCAATTCAAAGCAGATGATCCGCCTGAAAGGGGTAGACCCGCGTCCTGTGCGACCGCGTGATTTTTTGATCTTGCTGCGCAAGCGCAGTGATTTGTTTCACCAAATCATCCGTGCGCTCAAGTCACGGAATTTGCCCATCATGGGCGCGGATCGCCTGCGCATCAGCGCAGAACTGGCTGTGCGCGATCTCACGGCATTGATGAACTTTCTTGCGACACCAGAAGACGATCTTTCACTGGCCGCTTTTTTGCGCTCTCCCCTTGGCGGTTTGAGCGAAGACCAACTTTACGAGTTAGCCCATGGCAGGGCGGGCACGCTGTGGCAGGCGCTCTCTAACCACTCTGCTTACGCGGGGATCGTGTCCACGCTGCGGGAGTTGCGGAACAAGGCCGATTTTGAGAGGCCCTACGAGATTCTGGAAAATATCCTCACCCAAAAAGGTGGCCGCCGCGCTTTGATTGCGCGGTTGGGGCAAGAGGCCGAGGATGGGATCAACAGCCTGCTGCAACAGGCGATGAGCTATGAGCGCCACGATGTGCCTAGCATTGCGGGCTTTGCTGCATGGCTTCGGCACGGGGATGTGACCATCAAGCGGGACATGTCAGGGGATGATGACCAAATCCGCGTCATGTCCATTCACGGGGCCAAGGGTTTAGAAGCCCCGATTGTGATCCTGCCCGATACAGCGCGACAGAATAGTCGTGGCGGGGGTGGGGTTAACCTGCTTGAACCCAAAGACGGGCCACTGGTTTGGGCGAATTCGTCAGACGACCTCGATGCCGATCTGGGCGAAGCCTACGAGGCGCGCAAAGCCGCGCAGAATGAGGAAGAAAACCGCCTGCTTTACGTTGCAATGACCCGTGCAGAGACTTGGTTGGTCATTGCAGCCGCAGGTGATTTATCCGCAAAGTCGGGCGACAAACTATGTTGGTATGATCAAATTCGCGCCGCCGCAGAAAACCTGCCCAATGTGAAAGCCATAGACATGGCAGGGCAAACGGGGCTGCGACTGGAGAATGGCAACTGGGATAGTCACGCTCTCGACACATCTGACCCTGAACCCGCCTCGCCTCAAGGTGTTTCTGCACAGGTGAAAGCAGCCCTCGCCTCATGGGTGCGACAAGCACCGCCTCAACAGGCAAAAGACAAACCTGCGCTCAGCCCTTCAGATTTGGGGGAGACACCCGCACCCAGCCCGCAAGAGGCGGCCCTCAAAACCCAATGGGGCGATGCGGAGGCAGCCAAACTGCGGGGGCGGCGTCTGCATCTGTTGTTAGAGCATTTGCCCAAAACAACACCCGCCGCATGGGCTGCAACCGCGCCGATGATTTTGGCGGCTGAGGGTGATTGCAGCCCAGAGGAATGCGCAGCCCTCTTGAGGGAGGCAGAGCGCGTCTTGACCCACCCCAATTTGCGTGAGCTGTTTGTGGAAGATGCCTTGGCCGAAGTGCCGCTGACAGCCTTTAGCAAAACATTGAACCATCAGGTCTATGGCGTAATCGACCGCTTGATCCTTCGCGATGCAGAAGTGTTGGCGGTGGATTTCAAATCCAATCAAATCGTGCCGCAAAGCCCTGCTGAGGTTTCCGAAGGTTATTTGCGCCAAATGGCGGCCTATGGCGAAATGCTCAGGGCGCTATATCCATCACGGGTCGTGAAATTGGCCATTTTGTGGACAAGCGGGCCAAGCTTGATGGAACTGCCCGATGATCTGTTAGAACAAGCGCTGCAAAGAGCCGCAGGGAAAGGCGTGGGTTCTTGA
- a CDS encoding P-II family nitrogen regulator, giving the protein MKLIIAAIKPFKLEEVREALTSIGVRGMMVTEIKGFGSQSGHTEIYRGAEYAVNFVPKVKLEIVVADGLADQVVDTIHKTAKTDKIGDGKIFVLDVASSLRVRTGETGDDAL; this is encoded by the coding sequence GTGAAACTCATCATTGCAGCAATTAAACCGTTCAAGCTGGAAGAAGTGCGCGAGGCGCTCACTTCGATCGGCGTGCGCGGCATGATGGTGACCGAGATCAAAGGCTTTGGCTCGCAATCTGGTCATACTGAAATCTATCGCGGCGCGGAATATGCCGTGAACTTCGTGCCGAAAGTCAAACTGGAAATCGTGGTCGCTGATGGTCTTGCCGACCAGGTGGTCGACACCATCCACAAAACCGCCAAAACCGACAAAATCGGCGATGGCAAGATTTTCGTTCTGGACGTTGCGTCTTCGTTGCGCGTGCGCACGGGCGAAACAGGCGACGATGCGCTTTGA
- a CDS encoding phosphotransferase produces MTTLSPEARAFLDRMGWGMAKPSPVAGDASARNYTRLHLTDDYSAVLMQTPKSEIKSQAAFRDVAAYLRGLGLSAPTVFGEDADAGFLLVEDFGDQTYSAILDQGLTHEVEIYRTAHDLLAVLARTGAMGGLPILAAAELARLTAVTFEELPEDHALKSEQAAFQNDLQGLSTWILRGVPVTVLRDFHAGNLIWLPDRTGLQRAGVIDFQDALCGPKGYDLVSLIDDARRDLSLELRTTLIRDHAHILNISEDDMILRTSLLSLQRNFRILGLFRRLARTGKTGYLRHMPRVAAHILRALDHPTLAPLATTARAICAHYLQSNADHAPRGAMIMAAGFGTRMGALTKTTPKPLLRVAGRALIDHALDVARAGHAAPCVINTHYHANQMRHHLRKDEVILSEEQPEILESGGGIRHALRYFSDTAIFTLNSDNVWTGPNPFATLSAAWRPTEMDALMLLIPRDKATGRQGDGDLGLDASGRILFDDPQKPYVFTGAQILKTAPIAAMDIPKFGLRMLWETLAREGRLFGVIHQGGWADVGHPEGITSAEELLATEKVALT; encoded by the coding sequence ATGACCACGCTCTCACCAGAGGCACGCGCTTTTCTCGACCGCATGGGATGGGGCATGGCCAAGCCAAGCCCAGTTGCAGGCGATGCTTCGGCGCGCAACTATACCCGCCTGCATCTCACAGACGACTATAGTGCGGTTCTGATGCAGACGCCCAAGAGCGAAATCAAAAGCCAAGCAGCGTTTCGCGATGTGGCCGCCTATTTGCGCGGCTTGGGCTTGTCGGCGCCCACAGTTTTTGGCGAAGATGCTGATGCAGGTTTCCTCTTGGTTGAGGATTTTGGTGATCAAACCTACAGCGCAATTTTGGATCAAGGCCTGACCCATGAGGTTGAGATTTATCGCACCGCGCATGATCTTTTGGCGGTTTTGGCGCGGACGGGCGCAATGGGTGGGTTACCCATTTTGGCCGCCGCTGAATTGGCGCGATTGACCGCAGTCACCTTTGAAGAATTACCCGAAGATCACGCGCTGAAATCTGAACAAGCCGCCTTTCAAAACGACCTGCAAGGCCTTTCAACATGGATCTTGCGGGGCGTGCCTGTGACGGTGTTGCGCGATTTCCATGCGGGAAATCTGATTTGGCTACCTGACCGTACAGGGCTGCAACGTGCGGGCGTGATTGATTTTCAAGACGCACTCTGCGGCCCCAAAGGCTATGATCTTGTCTCGCTGATTGATGATGCACGCCGCGATCTGTCGCTGGAATTGCGCACCACATTGATCCGCGATCATGCGCATATTTTGAACATCAGCGAAGATGATATGATCCTGAGGACAAGCCTGCTCTCGCTGCAACGCAACTTCCGTATTTTGGGGCTGTTCCGCCGCCTCGCGCGGACAGGGAAAACAGGGTATCTGCGGCATATGCCACGGGTTGCCGCCCATATTCTTCGCGCTTTAGACCATCCAACGCTTGCGCCTTTGGCCACAACAGCGCGTGCGATCTGCGCGCATTATCTGCAATCCAACGCCGATCACGCCCCCCGCGGTGCAATGATCATGGCCGCAGGGTTTGGCACGCGTATGGGGGCGTTAACCAAAACCACGCCAAAGCCGTTGCTGCGGGTGGCGGGACGGGCCTTGATTGACCATGCGCTTGATGTTGCGCGCGCGGGGCATGCCGCGCCATGCGTGATCAACACCCATTATCACGCCAATCAAATGCGCCACCATCTGCGCAAAGACGAGGTTATACTCAGCGAAGAGCAGCCAGAGATTTTGGAGTCAGGCGGCGGTATTCGCCATGCCCTGCGCTACTTCTCGGATACTGCGATTTTTACACTGAATTCTGACAATGTTTGGACGGGCCCAAACCCCTTTGCCACGCTATCTGCTGCTTGGCGGCCCACAGAAATGGATGCGCTGATGCTGCTCATCCCACGGGACAAGGCCACAGGCCGTCAGGGGGATGGTGACTTGGGCCTTGATGCATCGGGGCGGATTTTGTTTGACGACCCCCAAAAGCCCTATGTGTTCACAGGCGCACAAATCCTAAAGACCGCACCAATCGCCGCCATGGATATCCCCAAGTTCGGCCTTCGGATGCTGTGGGAAACCCTTGCGCGAGAGGGAAGGCTATTTGGTGTCATCCATCAGGGCGGATGGGCCGATGTTGGGCATCCAGAGGGGATCACGTCAGCAGAAGAATTGCTTGCCACCGAAAAGGTCGCCCTCACATGA
- the trxA gene encoding thioredoxin — protein MATTAVTDATFDSEVRQSSIPVIVDFWAEWCGPCRQIGPALEELSSEFEGKVKIVKVNVDENPSSPMELGVRGIPALFMFKDGEVISNKVGAAPKAALQKWIEDTI, from the coding sequence ATGGCCACGACCGCAGTTACTGATGCGACCTTCGATAGCGAAGTTCGCCAATCCTCTATCCCCGTCATCGTTGATTTTTGGGCAGAATGGTGTGGCCCTTGCCGCCAAATTGGCCCCGCTTTGGAAGAGCTCTCATCCGAGTTTGAGGGCAAGGTGAAAATCGTCAAAGTGAATGTTGATGAAAACCCATCCTCGCCGATGGAGTTGGGCGTGCGCGGCATTCCTGCATTGTTCATGTTCAAAGATGGCGAAGTGATTTCAAACAAGGTCGGCGCAGCGCCTAAAGCCGCGCTTCAGAAATGGATCGAAGACACGATCTAA
- a CDS encoding ammonium transporter yields the protein MNTKFLLPLAAVAASVALPSMGLAQDATVATGEPALHTSYILTTLLFLMGGFLVFWMAAGFAMLEAGLVRSKNVTMQLTKNIALFSLAAIMYWLVGFNLMYPGDGWSIGGWLGAFAPTSLEPVGVSPEDTALDYASVGSDFFFQLMFCATTASIVSGTLAERIKLWPFLVFVVVLTGFIYPIEASWQWGGGWLSELGFSDFAGSTLVHAAGGFAALAGAIVLGPRLGKFKDGKTNPMPGSNLALATLGTFILWLGWFGFNGGSQLAMGTVGDVADVSRIFANTNMAAAAGAVAALILTQVLYGKVDLTMVLNGALAGLVSITAEPLAPSLFGALLTGAVGGVIVVFAVPMLDKMKIDDVVGAIPVHLVAGIWGTLAVAFYTGNWGAQIIGIVAIGAFVFVTSLIVWIILKGIMGLRPSEEDEIRGLDVAELGMEAYPDFTKG from the coding sequence ATGAATACCAAATTCCTCCTTCCCCTCGCCGCCGTGGCCGCTTCGGTCGCGCTGCCTTCGATGGGGCTTGCACAGGACGCCACCGTTGCTACGGGTGAACCTGCGCTTCACACATCTTATATTCTGACGACCCTTCTTTTCTTGATGGGTGGTTTCCTCGTGTTCTGGATGGCGGCAGGTTTCGCCATGTTGGAAGCGGGTCTGGTGCGTTCCAAGAACGTAACCATGCAGCTGACCAAAAATATCGCGCTCTTTTCCTTGGCCGCGATCATGTATTGGTTGGTTGGCTTTAACCTGATGTATCCAGGCGATGGTTGGAGCATCGGCGGCTGGCTTGGGGCCTTCGCGCCAACCTCGCTTGAGCCTGTCGGCGTGTCCCCAGAAGATACCGCATTGGATTATGCATCTGTTGGTTCCGACTTCTTCTTTCAGTTGATGTTCTGTGCCACAACCGCTTCGATTGTTTCGGGCACCTTGGCCGAGCGCATCAAACTGTGGCCATTCTTGGTCTTTGTTGTCGTGCTGACTGGCTTTATCTACCCGATCGAAGCATCTTGGCAGTGGGGCGGCGGCTGGTTGTCTGAACTTGGGTTCTCCGACTTCGCTGGCTCAACCCTCGTACACGCAGCAGGTGGCTTTGCAGCACTCGCAGGTGCTATCGTCCTTGGCCCCCGTTTGGGCAAGTTCAAAGATGGCAAGACGAACCCAATGCCTGGTTCTAACCTTGCCTTGGCGACGCTTGGCACATTCATCCTGTGGCTGGGTTGGTTCGGCTTTAACGGCGGTTCGCAGTTGGCCATGGGCACTGTGGGTGACGTTGCGGATGTAAGCCGTATCTTCGCCAACACCAATATGGCCGCAGCAGCAGGTGCCGTTGCCGCCCTGATCCTGACGCAGGTTCTATATGGTAAGGTTGACTTGACCATGGTGCTGAACGGCGCTCTCGCAGGTCTCGTGTCGATTACTGCCGAGCCTCTTGCCCCGTCCTTGTTCGGCGCCCTGCTGACAGGTGCTGTGGGTGGTGTCATCGTGGTCTTTGCGGTGCCAATGCTCGACAAAATGAAGATTGACGATGTTGTGGGTGCAATCCCCGTTCACCTCGTAGCGGGTATCTGGGGCACACTTGCCGTGGCCTTCTACACAGGCAACTGGGGCGCGCAGATCATCGGTATCGTGGCAATCGGTGCCTTCGTCTTCGTCACCTCGTTGATCGTCTGGATCATCCTCAAAGGCATCATGGGTCTACGCCCATCCGAAGAGGACGAGATCCGTGGCCTTGATGTGGCAGAGTTGGGCATGGAAGCCTATCCTGACTTCACCAAAGGCTGA
- the tsaE gene encoding tRNA (adenosine(37)-N6)-threonylcarbamoyltransferase complex ATPase subunit type 1 TsaE, with product MSDGSAAPLSDLPPCHAHLRLASPEAMSEFAEALAPLLEPGDVLALSGDLGAGKTHFARGVIRTRLAQIGRVEDIPSPSFTLVQIYEACPCEIWHVDLYRLGDPRDVDELGLIDAFETEICLIEWPERMIADLPTRTIWLSFLYDQSAPDQRHIRLCASQDHPKLPQLCALAERYP from the coding sequence ATGTCTGATGGATCCGCTGCACCCCTCTCTGATTTACCACCTTGCCATGCGCATCTGCGCTTGGCTTCGCCCGAAGCCATGTCAGAATTTGCAGAGGCCCTCGCGCCGCTTTTGGAGCCAGGTGATGTTTTGGCGCTTTCTGGTGATCTTGGCGCAGGTAAAACCCATTTCGCGCGTGGGGTGATCCGAACCCGACTCGCGCAAATCGGACGCGTGGAGGACATCCCCTCCCCAAGTTTTACGCTGGTGCAAATCTATGAGGCCTGCCCCTGTGAGATTTGGCATGTTGATCTGTATCGCCTCGGTGATCCGCGTGATGTGGATGAGTTGGGCCTTATAGATGCGTTTGAAACCGAAATATGCCTGATCGAATGGCCCGAACGGATGATAGCCGATCTGCCAACGCGCACAATCTGGCTTTCGTTCCTCTATGACCAAAGCGCGCCTGATCAGCGGCATATCAGGCTCTGTGCGTCCCAAGATCATCCCAAACTTCCGCAACTTTGCGCCTTGGCCGAGAGGTATCCATGA
- the addB gene encoding double-strand break repair protein AddB, which produces MSGRSLFATPIGVEFTSALIAGLNARLAGQPPEAIAHVEIWVNSARMERNLRAQYLRKEAAFLPRIRPFEAMAHLPDLGGMAQPASDLRLRLHLAQLVGRLLDAAPDLAPRASIWSLADSLADLLAEMHEERVAPEVLERLNVEGHSEHWQRNLEFIKILRHYFEDNPELLTQAARQSSLIDRLAQHWQDNPPDHPVIIAGSTGSRGATARLMKAVAGLNHGAVVLPGLDYDLPHDIWQALLSGDGPTGGLTGQDHPQYRLAKFAHDLNVNPWEIPRWIETTPHNENRNRLVSLALRPAPQTDQWLEEGPKLSDPQGALRDVTLIEAETPREEAMSIALGLRHAIEAEKRVALICPDRILVRQACAILARWSLYPDDSAGVPLGETATGRFLRHVSDLMLAPLTGEQLLIMLKHPLCHSGGEDRGAHLRRTRELEQKMRRCLWAFPKRSQIMDWAAKQTDDPDLMIWADWVCRELIDRPVLPQSGAMVEFVRAHIAWAERLAAGPQATTEAEASGALWRQNAGEEALRLMNRLGEEADAAGAVSLRDYRDLFSGILSEALLRNPVRPHADLLIWGPMEARVQGADLLILAGLNEGVWPNSSGADPWLNRAMRAEAGLRLPDRRIGLAAHDFQQALGAQEVWLTRAKRDAESATIPSRWLNRLVNLLRGSSDASRTALREMTERGAFWLSLAAEIDKPEAQDLKPRAKRPAPKPPADARPKSLSVTRIETLVRDPYAIYARYVLGLYKLGELNALPSAADRGTALHRVLERFVDQCRSAEDFSDLTSARTNLLTLADEVFATDVPWPSAQRMWRARVVKFADWFLEGEAKRRQTQTPELLEAKGSWPIAEIDFTLTGSADRIDRDQNGNLWIYDYKTGSAPTPKQEANFTKQLWLEALMAEAGAFTGKPETVAGHGYLALGKQSDGSDYITADDLRGMYESFLTLIRAYQSPDKGYISRRAVFDQNFDGDYDHLARYGEWDETELPPQEADPE; this is translated from the coding sequence ATGAGCGGGAGAAGCCTCTTTGCCACCCCCATCGGGGTAGAGTTTACCTCAGCATTGATTGCAGGGCTGAACGCACGGCTTGCAGGGCAACCACCCGAGGCGATTGCGCACGTGGAAATTTGGGTGAACTCCGCCCGAATGGAACGAAATCTGCGCGCCCAATATCTGCGCAAAGAGGCGGCGTTTTTGCCCCGCATTCGGCCCTTCGAGGCCATGGCGCATCTGCCTGATTTGGGTGGTATGGCACAACCTGCCTCAGATTTGCGGCTGCGTTTGCATTTGGCGCAACTGGTCGGGCGACTTTTGGATGCAGCCCCTGATTTAGCACCGCGTGCCTCGATCTGGTCGCTTGCCGATAGCCTTGCCGATTTATTGGCCGAAATGCACGAAGAACGAGTCGCGCCCGAGGTGCTAGAGCGTCTGAATGTCGAAGGACATTCAGAACATTGGCAGCGCAATCTAGAGTTCATCAAAATCCTGCGGCACTATTTTGAGGACAACCCCGAGCTGCTCACCCAAGCTGCACGCCAAAGCAGTTTGATTGATCGTTTAGCGCAACATTGGCAGGACAACCCACCTGACCATCCCGTGATTATTGCGGGTTCAACAGGGTCACGCGGGGCCACCGCGCGTCTGATGAAGGCGGTTGCAGGGCTTAATCACGGCGCGGTGGTTCTGCCAGGATTGGATTATGATCTGCCGCATGACATTTGGCAGGCGCTTTTGTCGGGCGATGGCCCCACGGGCGGCCTGACGGGGCAAGACCATCCGCAATACCGATTGGCGAAATTTGCGCATGACTTGAATGTGAACCCTTGGGAAATCCCCCGTTGGATTGAAACCACGCCCCATAATGAAAACCGCAATCGCCTTGTATCCCTTGCCCTAAGACCTGCCCCACAAACGGATCAATGGCTTGAGGAAGGGCCAAAACTTAGCGATCCCCAAGGCGCTCTGCGCGATGTAACCTTGATTGAAGCTGAAACCCCGCGCGAGGAGGCGATGAGCATCGCCCTCGGACTGCGTCACGCCATCGAGGCGGAGAAACGGGTCGCGTTAATATGCCCTGATCGGATTTTGGTGCGTCAGGCCTGTGCCATTCTTGCCAGATGGTCGCTCTATCCTGACGATTCTGCGGGCGTGCCCTTGGGGGAAACGGCAACGGGGCGCTTCTTGCGCCATGTCAGTGATCTAATGCTTGCGCCTTTAACGGGCGAGCAGTTGTTGATCATGCTCAAACACCCCCTTTGTCATTCTGGCGGCGAAGATCGGGGCGCGCATCTGCGCCGCACCCGTGAGCTAGAACAAAAGATGCGGCGGTGTCTGTGGGCGTTCCCAAAACGATCTCAGATTATGGATTGGGCAGCGAAGCAAACCGATGATCCAGACCTGATGATCTGGGCGGACTGGGTTTGCCGCGAATTGATAGATCGGCCCGTGTTGCCACAATCGGGTGCGATGGTTGAGTTCGTGCGCGCCCATATCGCCTGGGCCGAGCGTTTGGCAGCGGGCCCTCAGGCCACAACCGAGGCCGAAGCATCGGGCGCACTTTGGCGCCAAAATGCGGGCGAAGAGGCGCTACGCCTGATGAACCGCTTAGGCGAAGAAGCCGATGCCGCAGGCGCAGTGAGCTTGCGTGATTATCGTGACCTCTTTTCTGGCATCCTCAGCGAGGCCCTTTTGCGCAACCCCGTTCGACCACATGCAGATCTGTTGATCTGGGGGCCGATGGAGGCGCGGGTGCAAGGCGCAGATCTTTTAATCCTTGCAGGGCTGAACGAAGGGGTTTGGCCCAATTCAAGCGGCGCTGATCCATGGCTTAATCGCGCCATGCGGGCTGAGGCGGGGTTGCGCCTCCCAGATCGGCGCATCGGCCTTGCCGCGCATGATTTCCAACAGGCACTCGGCGCGCAGGAAGTTTGGCTCACCCGCGCCAAACGCGATGCAGAGTCCGCCACCATCCCGTCCCGATGGCTCAACCGCTTGGTGAACCTCCTTCGTGGCAGCAGCGATGCAAGCCGCACGGCCTTGAGGGAAATGACCGAACGGGGCGCGTTTTGGTTAAGCCTTGCCGCAGAGATCGACAAACCAGAGGCACAAGACCTAAAGCCACGCGCCAAACGACCTGCCCCAAAGCCCCCCGCCGATGCGCGACCAAAATCCCTTTCGGTGACGCGCATAGAGACCCTCGTGCGCGACCCTTATGCGATTTACGCCCGCTATGTATTGGGTCTTTATAAATTGGGCGAATTAAACGCCCTGCCCAGTGCCGCAGATCGGGGAACCGCGCTGCACCGCGTGTTGGAACGCTTCGTTGACCAATGCCGCAGTGCCGAAGATTTCAGCGACCTGACATCCGCCCGAACAAACCTTTTGACCTTGGCCGATGAGGTATTCGCCACAGATGTCCCATGGCCCTCGGCCCAACGGATGTGGCGCGCCAGAGTCGTTAAATTCGCCGATTGGTTTCTTGAAGGAGAAGCGAAGCGGCGCCAAACCCAAACCCCTGAATTGCTTGAGGCCAAAGGATCTTGGCCGATTGCCGAAATTGATTTCACCCTCACAGGCAGTGCAGATCGAATTGACCGCGATCAAAACGGGAATTTATGGATTTACGACTATAAGACAGGATCCGCTCCAACGCCCAAGCAAGAAGCGAACTTTACGAAGCAACTTTGGCTTGAGGCTTTGATGGCCGAAGCGGGCGCTTTTACGGGCAAACCTGAAACCGTTGCAGGGCATGGCTATCTTGCACTTGGGAAACAATCAGATGGCAGCGATTACATCACTGCAGATGATCTGCGCGGCATGTATGAAAGCTTCCTGACACTCATCCGCGCCTATCAGTCGCCCGACAAAGGCTATATCTCGCGGCGCGCTGTGTTTGATCAGAATTTTGACGGCGATTATGATCACCTCGCACGCTACGGGGAATGGGACGAAACAGAGCTTCCACCACAGGAGGCTGACCCAGAATGA